In Bacteroides coprosuis DSM 18011, the following are encoded in one genomic region:
- a CDS encoding putative transport-related membrane protein (COGs: COG1538 Outer membrane protein~KEGG: fbc:FB2170_10631 putative transport-related membrane protein~SPTR: Cation efflux protein;~IMG reference gene:2504105842~PFAM: Outer membrane efflux protein), translating to MKNNIILVLLCLCPTIVIGQVPNDELDELIEKAIQHNKSIRSSEANVASYKANVHTAWDLGKTNVYYSYDANNLAANDRALRVWGIEQEFQFPSLYATQRGLNKSKWMEQNALHQIVLNDVSLSISKIYDRIVFLQNKEVLFQRLDSLYASFAQAGTRKFELGEANYLEKLTTESKTKQIALQLKQVQAEKRSTYEQLAAMVQVDEPLIIQCKDLQVFQFRDEVGGKYWKEEYLNRVSHSLKKELSLQSQSWIPSFTIELFTGTNPSLDKRMNGFQIGIGIPLVFNSNIAKRKKAKLAQQSWNYERESKQIKMDKYILQKRSDISQLQENISYYENQGKRLSSEIIKTAEGSYKGGEIDYFQFIQSIENATDIEVQYLESVLAYNKACLELYYFDYNE from the coding sequence ATGAAAAATAATATAATTCTGGTATTGCTATGTCTATGCCCTACTATCGTGATAGGGCAAGTGCCTAATGATGAATTAGACGAACTTATAGAAAAGGCAATACAACATAATAAATCGATTCGTTCTAGTGAGGCCAATGTTGCTTCATATAAGGCGAATGTGCATACGGCTTGGGATTTGGGTAAAACCAATGTGTATTATAGCTATGATGCTAATAATCTTGCAGCTAATGATAGAGCATTAAGAGTATGGGGTATAGAGCAAGAATTTCAGTTTCCTTCTCTTTATGCCACACAAAGAGGATTGAATAAATCTAAGTGGATGGAACAAAATGCTTTACATCAGATAGTATTAAATGATGTTTCTCTATCCATATCTAAGATTTATGATAGAATTGTCTTTTTACAAAACAAGGAGGTTTTATTTCAACGGCTAGATAGCTTATACGCTTCGTTTGCTCAGGCTGGTACCAGAAAGTTTGAACTAGGGGAGGCAAATTATTTAGAAAAACTTACGACAGAATCAAAGACCAAACAAATAGCGCTGCAACTAAAGCAAGTTCAAGCAGAAAAGCGTTCTACATATGAACAGTTAGCAGCTATGGTACAAGTCGATGAACCTTTAATTATTCAATGTAAAGATCTTCAAGTCTTTCAATTTAGAGATGAAGTAGGAGGTAAATATTGGAAAGAGGAATATTTAAACCGAGTAAGTCACTCACTAAAAAAAGAGTTAAGTCTTCAATCTCAAAGTTGGATACCTAGCTTTACTATTGAGTTGTTTACTGGAACTAATCCTTCTTTGGATAAAAGGATGAATGGTTTTCAGATAGGAATAGGAATTCCTTTAGTGTTTAATAGTAATATTGCAAAAAGGAAGAAAGCTAAATTAGCCCAACAAAGCTGGAACTATGAAAGAGAAAGTAAACAGATAAAAATGGATAAATATATTCTCCAAAAACGGAGTGATATCTCACAACTTCAAGAGAACATTAGCTATTATGAAAATCAAGGAAAGAGACTTTCTAGTGAAATAATAAAAACAGCAGAAGGCAGTTATAAAGGGGGTGAAATAGATTATTTTCAATTTATCCAGAGTATTGAAAATGCCACAGATATTGAAGTCCAGTACTTAGAAAGTGTTTTAGCCTATAATAAAGCTTGTTTAGAATTATATTACTTTGATTATAACGAATAA
- a CDS encoding heavy metal efflux pump, CzcA family (COGs: COG3696 Putative silver efflux pump~InterPro IPR004763:IPR001036~KEGG: fbc:FB2170_10631 putative transport-related membrane protein~PFAM: Acriflavin resistance protein~SPTR: Cation efflux protein;~TIGRFAM: Heavy metal efflux pump CzcA~IMG reference gene:2504105843~PFAM: AcrB/AcrD/AcrF family~TIGRFAM: heavy metal efflux pump (cobalt-zinc-cadmium)), with product MLEKIIRLSLRYKLIVLLLTLVLMAYGIYSIFHIPIGAVPDITNNQVQVITTSQNLATEDIEQFITYPIEMEMANLPGVKEIRSVSKFGLSVVTIVFEESLGTYLPRQLISEKLSAAAAQIPEGFGEPEMGPISTGLGEIYQYTLEVKPEYKGQYSVTDLRTIQDWIVKRQLSGIKGVVEINTWGGYLKQYEVAIDMPRMKAMSITTTDVLNALENNNNVAGGAYIEKTNQSYFIRGEGKITSLSDIENTVIKNENNIPVFIRDVADVRFGSANRFGAITGNGEGEKVLGQIMMLKGADSKQVITDVKTRIDEIQKTLPEGVYINGFLERSELVAKTTTTVAENLILGCLIVIFVVVLLLGNLRSGFVVASIIPLCLLFALSLMNIFGIDANLMSLGAIDFGIIIDGAVIIVEFVATKITHNSAVLAAIPNKLERKQKIDEITFESSSKMMNSAIFGQLIILIVFVPILSLTSVEGKMFRPMALTFSFAIIGAIILCLTYVPVMSALFLKPQELNPQSITAQILNFTKKTYLPVIKWAIHHTKIVIGGAVVLVGLTAFIYSRMGGEFIPQLDEGDFVIQPVLKTGTSLSKTIKITTKVEQILLDQFPEVDQVVTRIGAAEVPTDPMSMEETDIIVRLKPKKQWKTVNTKEELAENIKEALAVIPNILEIEFSQPIEMRFNELISGVRSDIAIKVFGEDLNLLSQKAEEIKAAISHVPGAADIVIEKVDGLPQMSVNYDRNRIAQYGLDIKSVNNIISLAFAGAHAGVVFEGEKRFDLVVRLDKEERSDIEALRNLYIPLPNGGQIPLREVASVQYTEGPAMISRDDTKRRIVIGINVRHRDMQSVVDDIQPIIESTVDLPPGYTISYGGQFENMQNAMSRLKLVVPIALGLIFILLYFAFHSLKEALLVLTAVPLSAVGGVFLLWLRGMPFSISAGVGFIALFGIAVLNGIVLVEHLKDLKMKGMKDIDEIILKGTVDRLRPVFLTAASAALGFLPMAVSASAGAEVQRPLATVVIGGLFTAALLTMVVLPVLFKVFDKNLSSNEK from the coding sequence ATGTTAGAGAAGATTATTCGTCTAAGCTTAAGATATAAATTAATTGTTCTATTATTAACGCTTGTTTTGATGGCGTATGGTATTTACTCCATATTCCATATACCGATTGGAGCAGTACCTGATATTACTAATAATCAGGTACAAGTAATTACTACATCACAAAACTTAGCTACAGAAGATATTGAGCAATTCATTACCTATCCTATAGAAATGGAAATGGCTAATCTCCCTGGAGTGAAAGAAATCCGTTCTGTTTCTAAGTTTGGCTTATCTGTTGTTACGATTGTTTTTGAGGAATCATTAGGAACTTATTTACCCAGACAGTTAATTTCAGAAAAACTCAGTGCGGCTGCGGCTCAAATTCCAGAAGGTTTTGGTGAGCCAGAGATGGGACCCATAAGTACTGGGCTAGGTGAGATTTATCAGTATACATTAGAGGTAAAACCAGAGTATAAAGGACAGTATAGTGTAACAGACTTGCGTACAATTCAAGATTGGATTGTTAAAAGGCAACTCTCAGGCATAAAAGGAGTTGTGGAAATAAATACTTGGGGTGGTTATTTGAAGCAATATGAGGTTGCTATTGACATGCCTCGGATGAAAGCAATGAGTATTACTACTACTGATGTACTGAATGCACTCGAAAATAATAATAATGTTGCTGGAGGTGCTTATATTGAAAAGACAAATCAAAGTTATTTTATTCGTGGTGAGGGTAAGATAACTAGTTTATCTGATATTGAGAATACTGTAATCAAGAATGAGAATAATATTCCAGTTTTTATTCGAGATGTTGCTGATGTTCGATTTGGTAGTGCCAATCGTTTTGGAGCTATTACAGGGAATGGCGAAGGAGAAAAGGTTCTAGGACAAATTATGATGTTGAAAGGAGCCGATTCTAAGCAGGTAATTACAGATGTCAAAACACGTATTGATGAAATTCAAAAAACACTGCCTGAGGGTGTTTATATTAATGGATTTCTAGAACGTAGTGAATTAGTAGCGAAAACTACTACAACCGTAGCTGAAAACTTAATTTTAGGTTGTTTGATTGTCATATTTGTAGTGGTACTGCTGCTGGGAAATCTTCGATCTGGTTTTGTTGTAGCTTCAATTATTCCCCTTTGTCTGCTGTTTGCTCTATCTCTGATGAATATTTTTGGTATTGATGCAAACTTGATGAGCTTGGGGGCAATAGACTTTGGTATTATTATTGATGGAGCTGTTATTATAGTTGAGTTTGTGGCAACGAAGATTACACATAATTCTGCTGTCTTGGCAGCAATACCTAATAAGCTAGAACGCAAACAGAAAATAGATGAAATAACTTTTGAGAGCTCTTCAAAGATGATGAACTCTGCTATCTTCGGTCAGTTAATTATCTTAATAGTATTCGTGCCTATCCTATCCTTAACTTCTGTAGAGGGAAAGATGTTCCGACCCATGGCATTAACTTTTAGCTTTGCAATAATAGGAGCTATTATTCTTTGTTTAACCTATGTGCCCGTAATGTCTGCATTATTCTTGAAGCCTCAAGAGCTAAACCCACAATCTATTACTGCTCAGATCTTGAACTTCACAAAGAAAACTTATTTACCTGTTATAAAATGGGCTATTCATCACACTAAAATAGTTATTGGTGGAGCAGTTGTGTTGGTAGGACTTACAGCGTTTATCTATTCAAGAATGGGAGGAGAGTTTATTCCTCAACTCGATGAAGGAGACTTTGTTATTCAGCCTGTTTTGAAGACAGGTACATCTCTTTCCAAAACGATTAAGATCACAACAAAAGTAGAACAAATACTGCTAGATCAATTTCCAGAGGTGGATCAAGTTGTAACTCGTATTGGTGCAGCAGAAGTACCAACTGATCCTATGTCAATGGAAGAGACAGATATTATTGTACGATTAAAGCCTAAAAAGCAGTGGAAAACTGTAAATACAAAAGAAGAATTGGCTGAAAATATAAAAGAAGCCCTAGCAGTTATACCTAATATCCTAGAGATTGAATTTAGTCAACCCATTGAGATGCGTTTCAATGAATTGATATCGGGTGTGCGTTCAGACATAGCAATTAAGGTTTTTGGAGAAGACTTGAATCTCTTGTCTCAAAAAGCCGAAGAAATTAAAGCTGCTATATCTCATGTTCCTGGAGCAGCTGATATAGTAATAGAGAAAGTAGATGGACTGCCTCAGATGAGTGTAAATTACGATCGAAATCGAATAGCACAATATGGTCTAGATATAAAAAGTGTAAATAATATTATCTCACTAGCTTTTGCTGGTGCTCATGCAGGTGTAGTATTTGAAGGAGAAAAGCGGTTTGATTTAGTTGTCAGATTAGATAAAGAAGAAAGGAGTGATATTGAAGCTCTTCGTAATTTATATATTCCATTGCCTAATGGTGGACAGATTCCTCTCCGAGAAGTAGCATCGGTACAATACACAGAAGGGCCTGCTATGATTTCAAGAGATGATACGAAAAGAAGGATTGTTATTGGTATTAATGTTCGCCATAGAGATATGCAAAGTGTGGTAGATGATATCCAGCCCATTATTGAAAGTACAGTTGATCTACCTCCTGGTTATACCATATCCTACGGAGGACAATTTGAAAATATGCAGAATGCTATGTCCCGATTAAAACTTGTTGTTCCCATTGCATTAGGGTTAATCTTTATCCTCTTGTATTTTGCTTTTCATAGCTTGAAAGAAGCATTACTTGTTCTTACGGCTGTACCTCTTTCTGCTGTTGGTGGTGTATTCTTACTTTGGTTGCGTGGTATGCCTTTTAGTATTTCAGCTGGGGTTGGTTTTATTGCTTTATTTGGTATTGCAGTGCTAAATGGTATTGTGCTAGTAGAACATTTGAAAGATCTTAAGATGAAGGGTATGAAAGATATTGATGAGATTATCTTGAAAGGTACAGTTGATCGTTTGCGTCCTGTATTTCTTACCGCAGCATCAGCTGCATTAGGGTTTTTGCCAATGGCTGTATCCGCTTCTGCAGGAGCAGAAGTGCAGAGACCACTAGCTACCGTTGTAATTGGAGGTTTGTTTACTGCTGCATTGTTAACGATGGTAGTATTACCTGTTTTATTCAAAGTGTTTGATAAAAATTTGTCGAGTAATGAAAAATAA
- a CDS encoding integral membrane sensor signal transduction histidine kinase (COGs: COG0642 Signal transduction histidine kinase~InterPro IPR003660:IPR003661:IPR003594~KEGG: fjo:Fjoh_2879 integral membrane sensor signal transduction histidine kinase~PFAM: ATPase-like, ATP-binding domain; Signal transduction histidine kinase, subgroup 1, dimerisation/phosphoacceptor domain; HAMP linker domain~SMART: ATPase-like, ATP-binding domain; Signal transduction histidine kinase, subgroup 1, dimerisation/phosphoacceptor domain; HAMP linker domain~SPTR: Integral membrane sensor signal transduction histidine kinase;~IMG reference gene:2504105844~PFAM: HAMP domain; Histidine kinase-, DNA gyrase B-, and HSP90-like ATPase; His Kinase A (phosphoacceptor) domain), with amino-acid sequence MRYFSFKNRIASAYILSTAILIGLIFGVLYLFVRVSVFSHLDEDLQLEVNRHSEALVVKDGVIALKNHEEWMEREHNTLGVDPVFVEFTNAQGEGIDKSPNLKTENLLLSDKHKDYEFYDSKLLNKRVRQVQLPIVDEANHLAGYLLVAVSLEGRMVVLDALSRIIWISYPLVLIALFFVARIIVGRSIRPINSIIETSNKITRDNLVSRIPLPENHDELFILSQTINDLLDRVEQVIEREKLFTSYASHEFRTPLAVLKGTLEVMIRKPRSDEEYRHKVNYCLREIDRLDLLIDQLLLLTRYESQKKTLTFKDFKLKEIVDISINRIRSEKQYSQIYTQNHIPESVTIYTDAYIFSTILDNILSNAFKYSKEEGKIDVSLKEYGDTLVLLVQDYGQGIAPQDLEHIFDDFYRANLAITSENKGFGLGLSIVKRLSLLLNIDVSIKSESQKGTIVSLTLHKSKS; translated from the coding sequence ATGAGGTACTTTTCATTTAAAAATAGAATTGCATCGGCTTACATCTTATCAACAGCAATATTGATAGGCTTAATCTTTGGTGTTCTTTATCTCTTTGTGCGTGTAAGTGTATTTTCTCATTTAGATGAGGACTTACAGTTGGAAGTGAATAGACACTCCGAAGCCTTGGTTGTTAAAGATGGAGTAATCGCTCTCAAAAACCATGAAGAGTGGATGGAAAGAGAACATAATACTCTGGGTGTAGATCCTGTTTTTGTGGAATTTACAAATGCTCAAGGTGAGGGTATCGATAAATCTCCCAACTTGAAAACGGAAAACTTACTTTTATCAGATAAGCATAAAGATTATGAGTTCTATGATTCTAAATTACTGAATAAGAGAGTCAGACAAGTTCAATTGCCAATAGTCGATGAGGCTAATCATTTAGCTGGGTATTTATTAGTCGCAGTTTCTTTGGAAGGAAGAATGGTTGTGCTTGATGCTTTGAGCCGAATTATCTGGATTAGTTATCCTCTTGTTCTAATTGCACTATTCTTCGTTGCTCGTATTATCGTTGGTAGGAGTATTCGTCCTATAAATAGTATCATAGAAACGTCCAATAAAATAACTAGAGACAACTTAGTTTCTCGTATTCCGTTGCCCGAAAATCACGATGAGTTATTTATTCTTTCTCAAACTATAAATGATTTGCTTGATAGGGTAGAACAAGTCATTGAGCGTGAAAAACTTTTTACATCTTATGCATCACATGAGTTTAGAACCCCTCTTGCGGTCCTTAAAGGAACATTAGAAGTAATGATTCGTAAACCTAGAAGTGATGAAGAGTACCGTCATAAAGTGAATTATTGCTTGCGAGAAATAGATCGGTTGGATTTGCTGATTGATCAACTATTGCTTTTAACTAGATACGAAAGTCAGAAGAAGACCTTGACTTTTAAAGATTTTAAGTTAAAAGAGATTGTGGATATATCAATTAATCGCATCCGAAGTGAAAAACAATATAGTCAGATTTATACTCAAAATCATATTCCTGAGTCTGTAACAATATATACCGATGCATATATTTTTTCTACCATCTTAGATAATATATTGTCTAATGCCTTTAAATACTCAAAAGAAGAAGGTAAAATAGATGTATCTCTGAAAGAATATGGGGATACGCTGGTTTTGCTTGTTCAAGATTATGGGCAAGGGATTGCGCCTCAAGATTTAGAACATATTTTTGATGACTTTTATCGGGCAAACTTAGCTATAACTTCAGAAAATAAAGGCTTTGGGTTAGGTCTATCTATTGTAAAAAGATTGTCACTTCTTTTAAATATTGACGTTTCTATAAAAAGTGAATCGCAAAAAGGGACGATTGTCTCATTAACTCTCCATAAATCAAAATCTTAA
- a CDS encoding two component transcriptional regulator, winged helix family (COGs: COG0745 Response regulators consisting of a CheY-like receiver domain and a winged-helix DNA-binding domain~InterPro IPR001789:IPR001867~KEGG: fjo:Fjoh_2880 two component transcriptional regulator~PFAM: Signal transduction response regulator, receiver domain; Signal transduction response regulator, C-terminal~SMART: Signal transduction response regulator, receiver domain; Signal transduction response regulator, C-terminal~SPTR: Two component transcriptional regulator, winged helix family protein;~IMG reference gene:2504105845~PFAM: Response regulator receiver domain; Transcriptional regulatory protein, C terminal) — translation MHIAIIEDEIGITNFLKQGLEEEGYNVTIAHNGEDGLSMVLEKCPDLVLLDWMLPQMQGIDVCRLIRQADQSTPILFLTAKDTINETIEGLQAGANDYIKKPFSFAELLARIEVHFREKEVLKNQLKLGNILLNKSTYQVIKSGEEIPLTQREFELLEFLIANKGEVCSRQLIIEKIWNIDFDYDTGVIDVFINAIRKKLSMDKDEGYIKTIRGVGYIAIEN, via the coding sequence ATGCATATAGCTATTATAGAAGATGAAATAGGTATAACCAATTTCCTAAAGCAAGGACTTGAAGAAGAAGGCTACAATGTTACCATTGCCCATAATGGGGAAGATGGCTTATCTATGGTCTTAGAAAAATGTCCCGATTTAGTTTTGCTTGATTGGATGTTACCTCAGATGCAAGGCATAGATGTTTGTCGCTTAATTCGTCAAGCAGATCAAAGTACTCCCATACTCTTTTTAACAGCTAAAGATACGATTAATGAAACGATCGAAGGGCTACAAGCTGGGGCAAATGACTATATCAAAAAACCCTTTAGTTTTGCTGAACTATTAGCTAGAATAGAAGTGCATTTTCGTGAAAAAGAGGTTCTTAAAAATCAATTAAAATTAGGTAATATATTATTGAATAAGTCCACTTATCAAGTGATAAAGTCGGGAGAAGAAATACCTTTAACACAAAGAGAGTTTGAACTTTTGGAGTTTCTTATCGCTAATAAAGGAGAAGTTTGTTCTCGGCAGCTGATTATTGAAAAGATTTGGAATATAGACTTTGATTATGATACAGGAGTGATAGATGTTTTTATTAATGCTATTCGTAAAAAGCTGTCTATGGATAAAGATGAGGGTTATATAAAGACTATTCGTGGAGTAGGGTATATCGCTATAGAAAATTAA
- a CDS encoding cation diffusion facilitator family transporter (COGs: COG0053 Co/Zn/Cd cation transporter~InterPro IPR002524~KEGG: bth:BT_1141 cation efflux family protein~PFAM: Cation efflux protein~SPTR: Cation diffusion facilitator family transporter;~TIGRFAM: Cation efflux protein~IMG reference gene:2504105846~PFAM: Cation efflux family~TIGRFAM: cation diffusion facilitator family transporter), with protein MNQNCLKEKTLIRTSWISAIGNFILSVLKISIGVFAGSLAVLGDGIDSATDVVISIVMIFTAGIVNKPPTAKYVYGYKKAEGIATKILSLIILYAGLQMLFSSGKALFSDEVRELPQLIAIYVTVFSIFGKLLLAWYQYKAGKKVDSQLLIANAVNMRNDVLISLSVLLGLIFTHVFNLPILDVITGLIISFFIIKSAIDIFKDSNVELMDGVQNEAVYDEIFKAVECVKGASNPHRVRSRQIGNMYMIALDIEVDGDISLYQAHQIANDVEDSIRHSINNVYDIVVHVEPNGKDHHIEEFGVDQKMIRKVGH; from the coding sequence ATGAACCAAAATTGCTTAAAAGAAAAAACACTTATTCGTACTTCTTGGATTAGTGCAATAGGTAATTTTATTTTATCCGTTTTAAAAATATCAATAGGTGTTTTTGCTGGTAGTTTAGCTGTTCTGGGTGATGGTATTGATTCTGCCACCGATGTAGTCATTTCTATCGTAATGATATTTACTGCAGGAATAGTAAATAAACCTCCTACAGCAAAATATGTTTATGGGTATAAGAAGGCTGAAGGGATTGCTACTAAAATACTATCTTTAATTATTCTTTATGCAGGGCTTCAGATGTTATTCTCCTCAGGAAAAGCTTTGTTCTCTGATGAAGTAAGAGAGCTACCACAATTGATAGCGATATATGTGACTGTGTTTTCTATTTTTGGTAAACTACTTTTGGCATGGTATCAGTATAAAGCAGGGAAGAAGGTGGATAGTCAATTGCTTATAGCAAATGCTGTTAATATGCGTAATGACGTATTAATCTCTTTAAGTGTACTTTTGGGATTGATATTTACCCATGTGTTTAATTTACCTATTCTAGACGTTATCACGGGTCTTATCATTAGTTTCTTTATTATAAAATCGGCTATCGATATCTTTAAAGATTCCAATGTAGAGTTGATGGATGGGGTACAAAATGAGGCAGTATATGATGAGATATTCAAAGCGGTAGAATGTGTTAAGGGAGCTAGTAATCCTCACCGAGTTCGTTCTCGTCAGATAGGGAATATGTATATGATTGCACTAGATATTGAGGTGGATGGAGATATTAGTTTATATCAAGCTCATCAGATAGCTAATGATGTTGAAGATAGTATCCGACACTCTATCAATAATGTTTATGATATTGTAGTGCATGTAGAACCCAATGGTAAAGACCATCATATTGAAGAGTTTGGTGTGGATCAAAAGATGATTCGTAAAGTTGGTCATTAA
- a CDS encoding protein of unknown function DUF6 transmembrane (COGs: COG5006 permease DMT superfamily protein~InterPro IPR000620~KEGG: fjo:Fjoh_2766 hypothetical protein~PFAM: Drug/metabolite transporter~SPTR: EamA family transporter;~IMG reference gene:2504105847~PFAM: EamA-like transporter family) produces MRKPSSATAIPAVLLSMISVQSGASIAKRLFPVLGASGTSTLRIGLSAILLFLVNKPKLFSFTKQQWMYSISYGLFLGGMNLLFYCGIERIPLGLGVTVEFVGPLTLALVSSRKLQDLLWALLACMGILLIVPWNNNGIDPIGLLFTLSAGACWAAYIVMGGKISKIMNNGDAVSIGMCVATLFILPFGVFSGELAHVTWVYFIMGLGVAIFSSAIPFTLDFIGLKYLPAKTFSILMSLHPVFAALFGLLFLSEFLEINQWISILCIVTASIGSTLSAHKYSKHHKVA; encoded by the coding sequence ATGAGAAAGCCATCATCAGCTACGGCTATACCTGCCGTATTATTGTCGATGATAAGTGTGCAAAGTGGTGCATCAATAGCAAAACGATTATTCCCTGTTTTAGGAGCTAGTGGCACGAGTACTCTACGAATAGGGTTATCTGCTATCTTGTTATTTTTGGTAAATAAGCCCAAACTTTTTTCTTTTACAAAACAGCAGTGGATGTATAGTATTAGTTATGGTTTATTTCTTGGTGGTATGAATTTATTATTCTACTGTGGTATAGAGAGAATTCCTTTGGGTTTAGGTGTTACAGTAGAATTTGTAGGGCCATTAACACTCGCCTTAGTAAGTTCCAGAAAACTACAAGACTTGTTGTGGGCTTTGTTAGCTTGTATGGGTATATTGCTTATTGTACCCTGGAATAATAACGGAATCGACCCTATAGGCCTATTATTCACACTCTCTGCAGGAGCTTGTTGGGCTGCCTATATTGTGATGGGGGGTAAAATATCGAAGATTATGAATAATGGTGATGCTGTATCAATAGGAATGTGTGTGGCTACTTTGTTTATTTTACCCTTTGGTGTTTTTAGTGGAGAATTGGCCCATGTTACTTGGGTTTACTTTATAATGGGATTGGGTGTTGCCATATTCTCTAGTGCGATACCTTTTACTCTCGATTTTATAGGATTGAAATATTTGCCAGCTAAAACCTTTAGTATATTGATGAGCTTACATCCTGTTTTTGCTGCATTATTTGGATTATTGTTTTTGAGTGAATTTTTAGAAATAAATCAGTGGATTTCTATTTTATGTATTGTAACTGCTAGCATTGGTTCAACTTTGTCGGCTCATAAGTATTCAAAGCATCATAAGGTAGCATAA
- a CDS encoding Maltose O-acetyltransferase (COGs: COG0110 Acetyltransferase (isoleucine patch superfamily)~InterPro IPR001451~KEGG: bvu:BVU_3274 putative maltose O-acetyltransferase~PFAM: Bacterial transferase hexapeptide repeat~PRIAM: Maltose O-acetyltransferase~SPTR: Putative nodulation protein l;~IMG reference gene:2504105850~PFAM: Bacterial transferase hexapeptide (three repeats)), translated as MKENINMRTKSEFEKMRNSEYANTSDREIHKSLTEGKRLVNEFNQTYCNGPLYREALEELIPNIPASSAICPPFYCDHGHGVIVGENVFINMNCTFLDGAYIRIGDNTLIAPNVQIYTPIHPKDAEARRESIEAALPVTIGNDCWIGGGVVICPGVIIGDRVIVGAGSVVTKDIPDDSIYAGVPAKSIKKE; from the coding sequence ATGAAAGAGAATATAAACATGAGGACAAAATCGGAGTTTGAAAAAATGCGTAATTCAGAATACGCAAATACGAGTGATCGAGAAATTCATAAGAGTTTAACAGAAGGGAAAAGGCTTGTGAACGAGTTCAACCAAACCTATTGTAATGGGCCATTATATCGAGAGGCATTAGAAGAGCTTATTCCTAATATTCCTGCTTCGTCAGCAATTTGTCCTCCTTTTTATTGTGATCATGGTCATGGGGTAATTGTAGGAGAGAATGTATTCATAAATATGAATTGTACTTTCTTAGATGGAGCTTATATTCGTATTGGTGATAATACTTTAATCGCACCTAATGTTCAGATTTATACCCCTATACATCCTAAAGATGCCGAGGCTAGGAGAGAGTCTATTGAAGCAGCCTTACCTGTTACTATAGGCAATGATTGTTGGATAGGAGGGGGTGTGGTAATTTGTCCTGGAGTAATCATCGGAGATCGAGTGATTGTTGGAGCTGGTAGTGTCGTTACCAAAGATATACCTGATGACTCTATCTATGCAGGAGTTCCAGCTAAAAGTATAAAAAAGGAGTGA